A single genomic interval of Gossypium raimondii isolate GPD5lz chromosome 11, ASM2569854v1, whole genome shotgun sequence harbors:
- the LOC105803914 gene encoding uncharacterized protein LOC105803914 — MSLPHHAPPPPPPEKAVQVLESPPPTMTMTPSQLPALYKHRSLSPDIFRDEAWLRRKGNSKNRGSKSVTDEDLDELKACIELGFGFEFDSPEVDQRLSDTLPALGLYYAVNKNYNDIVSKSFSVASDCDSIPSPIGSPNSIFGPGDNPQTVKIRLRQWAQVVACSAILDCCLKYGVKRYSQLFSEGCVDDVGKETQTCPLPEVTRLAE, encoded by the exons ATGTCCCTTCCTCATCACGCGCCACCACCACCACCCCCAGAAAAAGCAGTGCAGGTCCTGGAGTCACCCCCACCAACGATGACGATGACGCCATCTCAGCTACCGGCGCTTTATAAGCACCGATCGTTGTCGCCAGACATTTTCCGCGATGAGGCATGGCTTAGAAGGAAAGGGAACAGCAAGAACAGGGGGAGCAAGAGCGTGACGGACGAAGACCTTGATGAACTCAAGGCTTGTATTGAGTTGGGGTTCGGGTTCGAGTTTGACTCACCCGAGGTGGATCAACGTTTGTCCGATACTTTGCCTGCTCTTGGCCTCTACTATGCTGTTAACAAGAACTACAACGACATCGTTTCCAAGTCTTTTTCAGTTGCATCGGACTGTGATAGTATTCCCTCCCCTATAGGCAGCCCCAACTCCATCTTTGGTCCTG GTGATAATCCACAGACGGTGAAGATAAGGCTGAGACAATGGGCGCAGGTGGTTGCTTGTTCG GCCATCTTGGATTGCTGTCTCAAGTACGGTGTCAAAAGATATTCGCAG CTATTTTCAGAAGGCTGTGTCGATGACGTGGGTAAGGAAACTCAGACATGCCCTTTGCCAGAAGTGACAAG GCTTGCTGAGTGA